Proteins encoded by one window of Halichondria panicea chromosome 8, odHalPani1.1, whole genome shotgun sequence:
- the LOC135339622 gene encoding uncharacterized protein LOC135339622, with translation MSLLTLERSSPSPHESEQENEDLLSTSSYEGFVARDHYALCLTPRPIASLGPGRRGDHMRIFSHLKKLVKLLRPADKLKLAVELENTLPRKVTKYIVVIITHGNQETDETIVLGTEQDNSNIRIGLVLPLWRDTQIKLDGDGGFSVHTGDRQHVFKPLSVQSMWTALQTLYKCTEHARLNNYYVGGLSHAWMRHYSSRLTTDGSILNEWNLSEDVESFRPYSSIYSSDASALTEENKAFEKVLSHKLRQIMLEQDLEEITSKQLRLLLQKEMNMELKKYREFLDREMLRILGQMEHPSKIHDYLYLGSEWNASNLSELKEIGVKYILNITKEIDNFYPEEFKYLNIRLYDVPGSELMKHWDKTFRFIKEAKLSGKKVLVHCKMGISRSAATVIAYTMKEYTMSLEDAVEHVKGKRSIVNPNDGFMHQLHDYQGILRARHNELWGKKAPSRLHPLQRSRKCFHSEPSLVDCGTESSVEPELSFLPEEDLPLMSHDPLHSSLSLFPLDPSLPVDKHEHIRNFLASLPPVVIDDDQGIGDIPYTSESGSGYSTPNLSPTDNDHFDIRVQKLLSRKGRSDSVGSNTHTSAEAEREAAKDKEIKSEGEVTCNTHTEASPTSEHGVIEERLSDAEIKQPVVNQIPFTIKTIGRDSVSVPGSVEPSSLSPNPSSNISVGSQSPQMEEVDFENPTLFRLGSPEPEMGSETTPEAAGTIQSTQIQSVPERVKEIEKLSSLTDLSPGVKTEATNVVMPLIISRDSSVYSQLSACDQELVQLEVAEPSPPHHITTRHESLSPSPPTRRLTEHVRHSSLVNLPSSNKPSVKCDSEDVLGSSLRGAVRARILDIEEKKGQDVELRKSSISDASARSSSPTGLKSEQLPRRPASVAVDDPSGKPCMSHDIQNHAHQYRRRESTPPAVFSAWSTWISHQDLPPPPVQDLKRKFEDSYSEGSKPKIGGVLRRSQSLRNVDPPRRISRGPRTSSPEQSRRHGN, from the exons ATGTCTCTCCTAACACTTGAGCGGAGTTCACCCTCTCCTCATGAATCG GAACAGGAAAATGAAGACCTTCTCTCTACGTCCAGCTATGAGGGATTTGTTGCTAGGGACCACTACGCACTCTGCCTCACTCCTAGACCAATAGCATCTCTAGGCCCGGGACGTCGTGGTG ATCACATGCGTATCTTCTCTCACCTCAAGAAGCTGGTCAAACTACTGCGGCCTGCCGACAAGCTCAAACTG GCTGTGGAGTTAGAGAACACCTTACCTCGTAAGGTAACCAAGTACATTGTCGTCATCATTACCCATGGCAACCAGGAGACTGACGAGACCATTGTGTTGGGTACAGAGCAAGACAATTCAAA caTTCGTATTGGGCTGGTCCTGCCTCTATGGAGAGACACACAGATCAAACTTGATGGAGATGG agggttCAGTGTACACACTGGTGACAGACAGCACGTCTTCAAGCCACTCTCCGTACAGAGCATGTG GACTGCCCTGCAGACGCTGTACAAGTGCACTGAGCACGCCCGACTGAACAACTACTATGTGGGGGGCCTATCCCACGCCTGGATGAGGCACTACAGCTCCAGACTCACCACGGACGGTTCCATCCTCAACGAGTG GAACCTCAGTGAGGACGTGGAATCCTTCAGACCTTATTCATCCATCTACAGCTCGGACGCCAGTGCACT CACTGAGGAGAATAAAGCATTTGAGAAGGTCCTCTCACACAAGCTGCGTCAGATCATGTTGGAGCAAGACCTCGAAGAGATCACCTCCAAGCAACTCAGGCTCCTGCTACAGAAAGAGATGAATATGGAGCTCAAGAAATACAGAGAGTTTCTTGACAGAGAAATGCTGCGAATCTTGGGACAAATGGAACACCCCTCCAAGATACACGACTACCTCTACCTG GGATCGGAATGGAATGCATCCAACCTGTCAGAGCTGAAGGAGatagg AGTGAAGTACATACTCAACATCACCAAGGAGATAGACAACTTCTACCCTGAGGAGTTCAAGTACCTCAACATTCGTCTGTACGATGTCCCAGGAAGTGAGCTTATGAAACATTGGGACAAGACCTTTCGGTTCATCAAAGAAGCAAA GTTGTCTGGCAAGAAGGTGTTAGTCCACTGTAAGATGGGCATCAGTAGATCAGCTGCCACA GTGATAGCGTACACTATGAAAGAGTACACTATGTCACTGGAGGATGCAGTGGAGCATGTCAAGGGGAAGCGCTCTATTGTGAACCCCAACGATGGATTCATGCACCAGCTCCATGACTACCAGGGGATACTCCGGGCCAG GCACAACGAGCTGTGGGGTAAGAAAGCTCCCAGTCGACTCCACCCTCTCCAAAGAAGCCGGAAATGCTTCCACTCTGAGCCCTCCCTCGTAGATTGCGGTACGGAATCATCGGTTGAACCAGAACTATCATTCCTACCGGAAGAAGACCTCCCTTTGATGTCACATGACCCCCTACACTCGTCTCTCTCGCTGTTTCCACTAGACCCCTCCCTACCAGTCGACAAACACGAACACATTCGCAACTTTCTGGCCTCTCTACCCCCTGTGGTGATAGATGATGACCAAGGCATAGGGGACATTCCCTACACCTCCGAGAGTGGCTCTGGCTACTCCACCCCTAATCTCTCCCCAACCGACAATGATCATTTCGATATCAGAGTGCAAAAACTTCTCTCTCGAAAGGGAAGATCCGATTCAGTGGGTTCCAATACACATACCAGTGCCGAGGCCGAAAGAGAGGCAGCAAAAGACAAAGAGATAAAATCTGAAGGCGAAGTGacatgtaacacacacacagaggcctCGCCCACATCAGAACACGGGGTCATTGAGGAGAGACTTTCTGATGCCGAAATAAAACAACCAGTTGTTAACCAGATCCCGTTCACGATTAAGACCATTGGCCGTGATTCCGTCAGTGTCCCCGGCTCCGTTGAACCCTCTTCCCTCTCTCCGAATCCCTCAAGCAACATATCGGTAGGCAGCCAGTCCCCGCAAATGGAGGAGGTGGACTTTGAAAATCCCACACTATTCAGACTGGGCAGTCCAGAGCCTGAGATGGGCAGCGAGACTACTCCAGAAGCAGCTGGCACCATACAAAGCACTCAGATACAGAGTGTCCCTGAGAGGGTGAAGGAGATTGAAAAACTGAGTTCATTGACTGACCTCAGCCCTGGAGTTAAAACGGAGGCAACAAATGTTGTCATGCCGTTGATAATCAGCAGAGATTCGTCTGTATATTCTCAACTTTCGGCATGTGATCAAGAGCTCGTCCAATTGGAAGTGGCAGagccctcccccccacaccacaTCACAACACGCCATGAATCTCTCAGTCCTAGCCCACCTACCAGGAGACTTACAGAGCATGTGCGACACTCGAGTCTTGTCAACCTCCCCAGTAGCAATAAACCGTCAGTCAAGTGTGACTCGGAGGATGTGCTTGGATCCTCTCTTCGTGGAGCAGTGAGAGCTCGTATCCTCGACATTGAAGAGAAGAAAGGACAAGACGTCGAACTGCGTAAAAGTTCCATTTCAGATGCCTCTGCAAGATCCTCGTCCCCCACTGGACTTAAATCCGAGCAGTTGCCACGGCGACCTGCCAGTGTTGCCGTTGACGACCCCTCGGGCAAGCCAtgtatgtcacatgacatccAAAACCACGCCCACCAGTATCGTCGTCGTGAGAGCACACCCCCTGCTGTATTCTCTGCTTGGAGTACGTGGATATCTCACCAAGATCTGCCCCCGCCTCCCGTACAGGACTTGAAACGAAAATTTGAAGACTCTTATTCTGAAGGCAGCAAGCCTAAAATAGGTGGAGTTTTAAGGCGGAGTCAGTCACTACGTAATGTAGACCCCCCACGAAGAATATCCCGTGGACCGAGGACCTCCTCTCCAGAGCAAAGCAGACGCCATGGGAACTAA
- the LOC135339623 gene encoding uncharacterized protein LOC135339623, which produces MWGKIVVKTNVSMCVKAVFFVLACCIVLLKKPYYKVAAMAAQRSLLFFFVLVFTSLLLLAGLTLEVRSGGASDSFLSRRIEVQNEKITSSLLYNPKKKRSKHTSPVRIQHGQRVLQGQHHKSPRKHYQPLTHSDIAGVEKFVFFTGYPRSGHSIVGSLIDAHPNILLSFAFYLFSQLLSNSTEVQDRETMFEEIHKKSFQYSMISPKKDDKGYTLDVPGSWAGRFVGGLKVIGDKSAKAAPDAYLEINNQSKFIELYRRLQDLVKAPLHVIHVVRNPFDIIATHALNEYGDGHGGPEARYNFTEEHRLVKHKLLNKSAKAVMEKARAVHEMKSLCDMTVLEIHNEDLVQRPAATVTQICRFLQVPCPSRYVAACVDKVFPVVSKTRSKVEWSYDLRQWVEQEMNKYPFFNRYSFDMH; this is translated from the exons ATGTGGGGAAAGATCGTCGTTAAAACAAACGTTTCTATGTGCGTGAAGGCAGTGTTTTTTGTGCTTGCTTGCTGCATCGTTTTGTTAAAGAAACCGTATTATAAAGTAGCTGCTATGGCTGCACAGAGGTCTCTATTGTTCTTCTTTGTGCTGGTGTTTACCTCTCTGCTGCTACTGGCTGGTCTGACTCTGGAGGTGAGGAGTGGAGGAGCTTCAGACAGCTTCCTAAGCAGACGTATTGAAGTCCAAAATGAGAAAATCACATCTA GTTTGTTGTACAATCCCAAGAAAAAACGGAGCAAACATACGTCTCCAGTTCGCATACAACACGGTCAACGAGTCCTACAAGGGCAACATCATAAATCACCACGCAAACACTACCAGCCCCTCACCCACTCGGACATTGCAGGAGTTGAGAAATTTGTATTTTTCACCGGATATCCTCGCAGTGGACACAGCATAGTCGGCAGTTTAATCGATGCCCATCCAAATATCCTATTATCTTTCGCTTTCTACCTCTTCTCTCAGCTGCTATCCAACAGCACAGAGGTGCAGGACAGAGAAACCATGTTCGAAGAAATACACAAAAAGAGTTTCCAGTACTCGATGATCTCGCCGAAAAAAGACGACAAGGGGTACACACTAGACGTTCCCGGGAGCTGGGCGGGGCGCTTCGTGGGGGGTCTAAAAGTCATCGGAGACAAGTCGGCCAAAGCTGCTCCAGATGCGTACCTCGAAATCAATAATCAGTCAAAATTTATAGAGCTGTACCGAAGGCTGCAGGATTTGGTCAAAGCACCTCTTCATGTGATACATGTGGTCAGGAATCCATTTGATATTATAGCCACTCACGCACTTAATGAGTACGGTGATGGCCACGGTGGGCCTGAAGCAAGATACAACTTCACAGAGGAGCACCGATTGGTCAAGCACAAGCTGCTAAATAAGTCGGCTAAGGCAGTCATGGAGAAAGCACGTGCTGTACATGAGATGAAGTCACTCTGTGACATGACTGTATTGGAAATACATAACGAGGATTTAGTACAACGCCCTGCTGCCACGGTAACTCAAATATGTAGATTCCTTCAAGTGCCTTGTCCAAGCAGATACGTTGCTGCATGTGTGGATAAAGTGTTCCCTGTTGTGTCCAAGACTCGGAGCAAGGTGGAGTGGTCATATGACCTCCGACAATGGGTGGAGCAAGAAATGAACAAATACCCTTTCTTTAACAGATACTCTTTTGACATGCATTGA
- the LOC135339624 gene encoding protein pelota homolog produces the protein MKLVHRSLDRNGSGQVVLIPEEPEDMWHMYNLIASRDSIKSTTIRKVKDESSTGSSTTSRVRTTLTVTVENIEFDTAACELRVKGRNIQENQYVKMGAYHTIDLQLNQKLTLCKGCWDIVALDRLDLSCDPTRTADVAAVIMHEGLAHVCVVTDSMTITRARIEVPIPRKRRGSCTNHDKAVQRFYDTVMQALLRHVRFEVVKCIIVASPGFVKDQFYEYIYGEAARHDVKVLFENKPKFLLVHSSSGHKHALKEVLADPAVAVRLADTKALAEVKTLDAFYSMLQSEPNRAYYGIRHVEKAKEAHAIEILMVTDELFRSADVPTRQRYVRLVEAVKDGGGTVRVFSSLHVSGEQLGQLSGVAAILRFPLPESEDSQDSDSD, from the exons ATGAAGCTTGTTCATCGATCCCTGGACAGGAATGGAAGTGG TCAAGTGGTGCTCATTCCTGAAGAGCCTGAGGACATGTGGCACATGTACAATCTCATCGCTAGCAGGGACAGTATCAAATCAACAACTATACG GAAAGTGAAGGACGAGTCCTCCACTGGGTCCAGTACGACTAGTCGAGTGCGGACAACCCTCACAGTCACAGTGGAGAATATAGAGTTTGACACTGCTGCTTGCGAACTAAGGGTCAAAGGTCGGAACATACAGGAGAACCAGTATGTGAAA ATGGGTGCCTACCACACAATAGACCTCCAACTGAACCAGAAGCTGACCCTATGCAAGGGATGCTGGGACATTGTGGCTCTGGACAGACTGG ATTTGTCATGTGATCCAACAAGAACTGCTGATGTGGCAGCCGTCATAATGCATGAAG GTCTTGCCCACGTGTGTGTGGTAACGGACTCTATGACGATCACTCGTGCAAGAATAGAAGTTCCAATTCCACGAAAAAGAAGAGGTTCCTGTACTAATCATGACAAG GCTGTACAGAGGTTCTATGACACTGTCATGCAGGCACTACTGAGACACGTCAGGTTCGAAG TGGTCAAGTGCATCATCGTGGCCAGTCCAGGATTTGTCAAG GATCAATTCTACGAGTATATATACGGGGAGGCAGCCAGGCACGACGTGAAGGTGCTGTTTGAGAACAAGCCCAAGTTTCTACTAGTGCACTCGTCCTCAGGGCACAAACATGCCCTCAAGGAAGTGCTAGCTGACCCAGCAGTGGCAGTGCGACTGGCAGACACTAAG GCCCTTGCCGAAGTGAAGACATTGGATGCTTTCTACAGTATGTTACAGTCAGAACCTAACAGAGCATattacgg TATACGGCATGTGGAGAAAGCGAAAGAGGCTCACGCTATTGAGATACTCATGGTCACAGATGAACTGTTTAG aTCAGCAGATGTTCCCACGAGACAGAGATATGTTCGACTAGTGGAGGCAGTCAAAGATGGAGGAGGAACTGTACGCGTCTTCTCAAGCCTGCATGTCTCAGGAGAAC AGCTCGGCCAGTTGTCTGGAGTGGCAGCCATTTTAAGATTTCCCCTCCCTGAGTCCGAGGACAGTCAAGATTCAGACAGTGACTAG
- the LOC135339625 gene encoding uncharacterized protein LOC135339625, with product MAAQRFLLFFFVLVFTSLLLMAGLTLEVRSGGASNSFLSRRIEVQDEKITSNLLYNPPKIWSIQHSQLQQVLQEQHDKSPPIDYHPLTHSDIAGVEKFVFFTGYPRSGHSIVASLIDAHPNVLISVSFFLFSKLLSNNKAVQDRETMFERIHKKSFHYSMISPKKDEKRYTLDVPGSWAGHFVGGLKVIGDKSATAPDAYLKLNNHFKEMYQRLQDLVKVPLHVIHVVRNPFDIIATSALYEYGHEHGHNGPKARYNFTEEHRLVDHKLLNKSAKAVMEKARAVYEMKSLCNMTVLEIHNEDLVQRPAATVTQICRFLQVPCPSRYVAACVDKVFPVVSKTRSKVEWSHDLRQWVEQEIKKYPFFNRYSFDMH from the exons ATGGCTGCACAGAGGTTTCTATTGTTTTTCTTTGTGCTGGTGTTTACCTCTCTGCTGCTAATGGCTGGCCTGACTCTGGAGGTGAGGAGTGGAGGAGCTTCAAACAGCTTCCTAAGCAGACGTATTGAAGTCCAAGATGAGAAAATCACATCCA ATTTGTTGTACAATCCCCCCAAAATATGGAGCATACAACACAGTCAATTGCAACAAGTGCTACAAGAGCAACATGATAAATCACCCCCCATAGACTACCATCCCCTCACCCACTCGGACATTGCAGGAGTTGAGAAATTCGTATTCTTCACCGGTTATCCTCGCAGTGGACACAGCATAGTCGCCAGTTTAATCGATGCCCATCCAAATGTCCTCATATCTGTCTCTTTTTTCCTCTTCTCTAAGCTTCTCTCCAACAATAAAGCGGTGCAGGACAGAGAAACCATGTTCGAAAGGATACATAAAAAGAGTTTCCACTACTCAATGATATCGCCGAAAAAAGACGAAAAGAGGTATACACTAGACGTTCCCGGGAGCTGGGCAGGGCACTTCGTGGGAGGTCTAAAAGTCATTGGAGACAAGTCGGCAACTGCTCCAGATGCTTATCTTAAACTCAATAATCATTTTAAAGAAATGTACCAAAGGCTGCAGGATTTGGTCAAAGTACCTCTTCATGTGATACATGTGGTTAGGAATCCATTTGATATTATAGCCACTAGTGCACTATATGAGTACGGTCATGAGCACGGTCATAATGGGCCTAAAGCGAGATATAACTTCACAGAGGAGCATCGACTGGTCGATCACAAGCTGCTAAATAAGTCGGCTAAGGCAGTCATGGAGAAAGCGCGTGCTGTATATGAGATGAAGTCACTCTGTAACATGACGGTATTGGAAATACATAACGAGGATTTGGTACAACGCCCTGCTGCCACGGTAACTCAAATATGTAGATTCCTTCAAGTGCCTTGTCCGAGCAGATACGTTGCTGCATGTGTGGATAAAGTGTTCCCTGTTGTGTCCAAGACTCGGAGCAAAGTGGAGTGGTCACATGACCTTCGACAGTGGGTGGAGCAAGAAATAAAGAAGTACCCTTTCTTTAACAGATACTCTTTTGACATGCATTGA
- the LOC135339626 gene encoding uncharacterized protein LOC135339626 produces MATGESCRPAAESVPLLEGDSDPFKGVIVKERHIGDISVEQFSERLKASLSAWREEGRRGVWLRIPIHQSDFIPVAVKQGFTFHHAKPAHVMLTQWLPVSEENTLPTYATHNIGVGGFVVNSRGEVLLIQEKWLRNIKLVHWKLPGGVAESGENIWQTAIRETFEETGIRSEFVSMLCFRHMHGYLWGTSDIYFACLLRPINTEITISPSEIADAKWMDVDTYIADPETIAMNRMIAQAYKDGLARGLFLQPTLYPHFLEGRPDEVIYFNKSCDPQTMSADTVAKSHDTDTKSNI; encoded by the exons ATGGCGACTGGAGAGTCTTGCAGGCCAGCAGCAGAGTCTGTGCCTCTACTGGAGGGGGACAGTGACCC GTTTAAAGGTGTGATTGTCAAGGAGAGGCATATCGGAGATATCTCAGTGGAGCAGTTTAGTGAGCGATTGAAGGCCTCACTGTCAGCATGGAGGGAGGAGGGTAGGAGAGGGGTGTGGCTACGGATACCAATCCACCAATCAGATTTCATCCCTGTGGCCGTAAAG CAAGGGTTTACGTTTCATCACGCCAAGCCGGCTCACGTGATGCTCACTCAATGGCTGCCAGTGAGCGAGGAGAACACCTTGCCCACCTACGCCACACACAATATTG GTGTGGGGGGGTTTGTGGTCAACTCTCGTGGGGAGGTCCTACTCATACAAGAGAAGTGGCTCAGGAACATCAAGCTCGTTCATTGGAAGCTACCAGGGGGCGTGGCAGAGTCAG GAGAAAATATTTGGCAGACGGCTATTAGAGAGACCTTTGAAGAGACTGGCATAAGGTCAGAGTTCGTTTCTATGCTATGTTTCCGTCATATGCATGGTTACCTATGGGGGACGAGCGATATCTATTTTGCGTGTCTCCTTCGACCAATCAACACAGAGATCACGATTAGCCCCTCTGAGATTGCTGATGCCAAGTGGATGGAC GTGGATACATACATCGCTGATCCAGAGACAATTGCAATGAATCGGATGATAGCTCAGGCCTACAAGGACGGGCTGGCGAGAGGACTGTTCCTACAGCCCACCCTCTACCCACACTTCCTGGAGGGACGGCCAGACGAAGTCATATACTTTAACAAATCTTGTGACCCACAGACTATGTCAGCTGATACCGTAGCtaagtcacatgacacagATACTAAGTCGAATatctaa
- the LOC135340261 gene encoding uncharacterized protein LOC135340261: MSVAIAHQKMDHYTCCLCKSTLPSDKRTRRKLHGESCKEVKEQLQGISVVPLANFEETSDPTAYLCRKCEQQVISFGNWTAKATALKKCIETLLSQLHCTRKRSISADAQSSTPKQPRLSLGPIRPSSSYIPPAESQKSPDVKVRINYKSGPKELKICTPARKTGIKRFARKSYKSLASTMVNSKDTLKPIVSEVCLKIKKEMKSLSSDQYDSILRDRIEAVKCFSWETVILDMEKMIPTLLSLLRQVVPQPAKHKPLICFLASLLIKSRHKRMGLVQRATSIMLYGNGSNKQIYMNLQPLNICLSYQGTLNLVEAISEGYDVAVEYWGDELKEKLTSLEQVDGCSSIPITHRKLAPAFLRDNDDDSDSDSHNYAPDFSPLSDMEFENFELFSEDSSCDDTHDVQAKDNEADSNDSEVQQTDDDDDSLSGQEDLDPTQADSSWNGFKIVGDNIDKNIKPSFQRHEIKGKSLHYFHSYAVKDRVDLSSLSDTTPEICDPDPSMLVPCADDISCILKEIEILLSRVIVQHMEGYKDQATKIIWHIQSKQNKEMALKSLVVPLGVLLHNENKLNEMCKILEHCVKFVPTRPAEGKYILPNGSILDFDDTRFFKILLGGDQLTVARVRGAQALRMSQDKAKDRLEGIVPVVEDWHARMTLMKTIWQRLYSVKSSRDKGTMYQLRNLINRTSVPTDPCDNMNSAEDYFLLLVHTHAIAAAKEILSYTSMDSVSDLAKAITTNFTYVSHLDFSQQTTEKQKTVDDSVHLYAVELLTLGLLWHGFHDAIKEGDGERIMRYWKFLLILFKSTNHPNYAKEAVNLLLQYNYLFSERQKSQLLWSRCVNTRGLPGTNIPCDLHMEHLNRRLKTVLRNMGANVNDKTVTKAGKCIAVVQRVCQAFEEQTSSTASRSDNHPYPKFGKDFDMVLNVLEQERVFTYTANRKHDTFSFSKGLLVKLSKKQLLNKVQTSIDQIYLV, translated from the exons ATGAGTGTAGCTATAGCTCATCAGAAAATGGACCATTACACTTGCTGCCTGTGTAAATCAACGCTTCCTAGTGATAAGAGGACAAGGAGAAAACTGCATGGAGAAAGTTGCAAGGAAGTAAAAGAGCAATTACAAGGCATCTCAGTTGTTCCATTGGCCAACTTTGAAGAGACAAGTGACCCAACTGCATACTTATGCCGCAAATGTGAGCAACAGGTCATATCCTTTGGTAATTGGACTGCAAAAGCAACTGCACTGAAGAAATGTATTGAAACTCTTCTTTCTCAGCTACATTGCACTCGAAAAAGATCCATTTCCGCAGATGCTCAGTCAAGTACGCCAAAACAACCACGTTTATCACTAGGCCCTATTAGGCCTAGCAGTTCATATATTCCTCCTGCAGAGAGTCAGAAATCACCAGATGTCAAG GTTAGAATCAATTACAAATCCGGACCAAAAGAACTCAAGATATGCACTCCTGCGAGGAAAACAGGCATCAAACGTTTTGCACGGAAAAGTTATAAGTCACTGGCATCAACTATGGTCAATTCTAAGGATACTTTGAAACCAATTGTCTCAGAAGTGTGTCTTAAAATTAAAAAAGAGATGAAAAGCCTTAGCTCTGACCAATACGACTCCATTTTAAGGGACAGGATTGAAGCAGTAAAGTGTTTCAGCTGGGAAACAGTGATTTTGGATATGGAAAAAATGATTCCTACTCTACTTTCTTTATTGAGACAAGTAGTTCCACAACCAGCTAAGCATAAACCATTGATTTGTTTCTTAGCATCCCTACTAATAAAGTCGCGACACAAGCGCATGGGGCTGGTACAGCGTGCAACTTCAATCATGTTGTATGGAAATGGATCTAACAAACAG ATCTACATGAACCTTCAGCCTCTCAACATATGTTTGTCTTATCAAGGGACACTCAATCTTGTGGAAGCAATCAGTGAGGGGTATGATGTGGCTGTTGAATATTGGGGAGATGAATTAAAAGAGAAGTTAACGTCACTTGAGCAA gTTGATGGGTGTAGCTCAATCCCAATCACTCACCGAAAGCTTGCACCAGCCTTTTTAAGGGATAATGACGACGACTCTGACTCTGATAGTCACAATTATGCCCCAGATTTCAGTCCTTTGTCGGATATGGAATTTGAAAATTTTGAATTGTTTTCTGAAGATAGTTCATGTGATGACACACACGATGTTCAAGCGAAAGATAACGAAGCTGACAGTAATGACTCAGAAGTGCAGCAAACAGATGATGATGACGATTCGTTGTCCGGACAAGAAGATTTAGATCCCACACAAGCCGATTCGTCATGGAATGGCTTCAAGATCGTGGGTGATAATATTGATAAAAATATCAAACCATCTTTTCAGCGTCACGAAATTAAAGGAAAATCCCTCCACTATTTTCATTCGTACGCAGTGAAGGATAGAGTGGACCTATCTTCCCTCAGTGATACTACTCCAGAAATATGTGACCCTGACCCAAGCATGCTTGTGCCGTGTGCAGACGATATATCTTGCATATTGAAAGAAATAGAAATTCTTCTgtccag ggtTATTGTTCAGCACATGGAAGGATACAAAGATCAAGCAACGAAAATAATATGGCATATACAAAGCAAGCAAAACAAGGAGATGGCTCTAAAGTCTCTAGTG GTGCCACTTGGGGTACTCCTTCACAATGAAAATAAGCTTAATGAAATGTGTAAGATCCTGGAACACTGTGTGAAGTTTGTTCCTACCCGACCAGCTGAAGGAAAGTACATTCTTCCTAATGGGAGTATACTCGACTTTGATGATACACGATTCTTCAAAATACTTCTTGGTGGCGaccaactaacagtggccagAGTACGTGGTGCCCAAGCACTTCGAATGTCACAAGACAAGGCTAAAGACCGACTAGAAGGGATCGTTCCAGTAGTCGAGGATTGGCATGCCAGAATGACACTCATGAAG ACTATATGGCAACGGCTTTATTCTGTGAAGTCATCACGGGATAAAGGGACTATGTACCAACTGAGAAATTTGATTAATAGGACATCTGTACCAACTGATCCTTGTGACAACATGAACTCTGCTGAAGATTACTTCTTGCTGCTGGTGCATACACATGCCATTGCTGCTGCAAAGGAAATACTTTCATACACCTCGATGGATTCAGTTTCAGATCTTGCCAAAGCAATCACAACCAACTTTACATACGTTTCACATCTAGATTTTTCTCAGCAAACTACTGAAAAACAGAAGACAGTAGATGATAGTGTACATTTATACGCAGTTGAACTATTGACCCTAGGATTGTTGTGGCATGGCTTCCATGATGCCATCAAAGAGGGTGATGGGGAACGAATCATGAGGTATTGGAAGTTTTTGTTAATTCTATTTAAGTCGACCAATCACCCCAATTATGCTAAAGAGgcagtgaatttgttgctgcaATACAACTACTTGTTTTCTGAAAGGCAAAAGTCTCAACTTCTTTGGAGTAGATGCGTAAATACACGAGGGCTCCCTGGAACCAACATTCCGTGTGATCTTCACATGGAACATCTTAACAGAAGACTAAAGACAGTGCTAAGGAATATGGGAGCAAATGTCAACGACAAAACCGTTACAAAAGCTGGGAAGTGTATTGCTGTTGTGCAACGTGTCTGTCAAGCTTTTGAGGAACAAACTTCTTCTACGGCCTCACGCTCTGACAATCACCCCTACCCTAAATTTGGGAAGGACTTTGACATGGTGCTGAACGTTCTCGAACAAGAAAGAGTCTTTACGTATACAGCAAACAGAAAACATGATACTTTCAGTTTTTCTAAAGGACTACTCGTAAAACTATCTAAGAAGCAGCTTCTCAATAAAGTCCAGACTAGCATTGACCAGATATATTTGGTGTAA